Part of the Tachypleus tridentatus isolate NWPU-2018 unplaced genomic scaffold, ASM421037v1 Hic_cluster_2, whole genome shotgun sequence genome is shown below.
CAAAGTGGAGAattgttttatggatttttgtggtACCAAtacaagttagtttgttttataaatctatttttattagcactagttttgtcatgacattttaatcataaaaattaatttatattgctaGCTTATTATACAGAATTAAGCCTATCCTAAATCACCTAAGCTAATTATTATCATGAGTTATTACTGGAATTAcagccaagaatatcactaacaaacaacaatactcaactgacaacaacaaagagattacaagcaaaaatgtaaaaccgtatatttaattagtaataTCTATTACTGAGTTGATTTTCATCGGTTTTATGTGGACAGCTGCCCTGTATCAgatattcaaattaattacataatggTCTTGACTTTGTTGTAGCcttctgttaaaatattgtatcacaACAATAGTTTTTTATCACACCAACTCCACATTATACTGTTGACATCCTCCTATCATCCCTTCCTTGTAAACAGTGATGATGTAACACTGAATAAGTTCCCACCAGTTGAATGTATTATGCTACATAGCAATTAGGGATGGTACAAGGAGTGACAGTGGTCTTTAGAATAATGTTGACTCTTTTTctcattatcatatatatataccatatgtttcagcaagaaaaaaacatgaagtcAAGCTTATCATTTGAAACATTACTTTTCACCAAATTAGAGCAGTTTATTCGAAATCTGCTCCCCTCATCAGTAACCCCAGAAAAGGACAAAGTAGAAAACTAAACTCCTTGCAGTAGGGGACTGTAATTTATATGACTGAATTTTCCTTTATTCACCACAATACACCtacatttgtaaacatatttaaagaatataagtGGTATTTAGCACTAGTTGCTTCAGAATGAATGAAAgtcattacagtaaaaaaaaaaaatgcttaagtGCAAATATAACGAGTTATCTCCTTAATCACACTTTAAGAGAAAGATCTGCATGTTAACGCTCTAGTATGATGAGACAGATTTGAATTACAGCACTGTACCTAAAATGATTAACTTTTACACATTTGGTTTATGGCAAATCAATGGTCCTTTGACAATATTAAATGTCATGAGTATACTTACAGAACAGACTCAAGAATGTTTGTCAAAGCCCTTTATGAAGAAGAATATTGATCTGGAATGCTTTTAACGAAACACAGTTCAAATAATTTGACAGTGCAACACAGCCGTGAAAGGATTTACTAAATACACTCGAGAAATACATCACAGTCCTCTGTGAGGAAAGATGTTTATACAGAATATTTAGAGaagcaaaacaatttaaaaccttttaaaatccATGAAAGAATTTGCAACAATACATTCAAAAACAGTAACAAGCTTCAAAACCACATCCCAAACAAGTACAGAGCAAACTTAAAAATTTGGCTTAGGAAAATGTACCCTTCTACTCTAAagataataaacaatgatatgaAGTTCATGAAAGTTTAAAAGTATTCAGCCATACCACAAAATCAATGTCTAATTACATGCAAAAGATGCAGTAATGCTGGAATTAAAGCAATTCCATTCAATAACATACCCATTATGTCCTTTAATTCAGAACCAATAATCATCATAAACTAAGTTTTTGAAAGCCAATGTCCACACCTTCAtctgttattaataaaatctttctacttaaaaaataaatcatatacaaacaaacttaacatagaTGCTACATTAAGAGTTTTTTATCTCAAATCTATCCATATCTTAAATCACGGCTTTATATTGTTTCACATAACTTAGGTGGCCAGTAGTTGTTGATTCAACATTATAAAGATTGTATTAAGTGTTGCAATAACACTAAAGAAAAAACTgacaacatttcaattatttgaaacacttctcaaagatattaatataattatatttatttttatacattcttgTTCTAAGGAAGACATTTATAGGCACTGATCTTTAAATTTTGCTTCCAAAATTTACATTAATCTCTAAAATGAAAGGACAGCAAGAAAGAACACTTTTTCTAACTTATTCATCAGAATTCACGTATATCAGTATTTTATGCTCTATCTGACGTGTAATATTTCAGTATTGATGTATAGAAAATATCAAAGGAATAGTATAACAACAcgatcatttttaaaataatacaagaatgttataataatcattttaatccaaacaaaaatgcacaaattttgccaaacattttgaaaattatttcaaactgtcacTGCTATAGTTGTTATACAATCAGTAGTTAAGTTTTATAGCTGACAACTGTGTGCAAAAAAATTGTGGAACAAATAAAactcattaatatttcataaaagtaattGATCCTGtaatgtatatgaaaaaaaaattagcaaactATAAAAGCTGTGATATATCTTTTACAATTCATAAGTTAGTACTGTTCCATTGACCTCTTCGTTACACATACATTTAACATTAAGATATCTCGGAAGCAGCAAAGACTGGGAATATAACCACTATGTGGAATTTCATGAAGAAATTTTTCATATCacattaaactgtaaatttttcttaattagttgATTATAGATTCCAAATTAAGAGTATGTAAAAACAGGATTTTAAATCCATCTTTTGTATGTAACATTTCTGTgccaacacaaacattttttcaacacAAGGATTTATCAACCAGGATGGATGTGATGGTAGACAAAAAACCCTatccaaatatgtaatatttcttttctacaaAATGCAACATTTAAGACATAACTGGTTTCAACTCCCTTGATATGTTGCTTTAAAATTATCTCTTCACAAATGTCTGTAAATGCTAagaatttatttgcattttactttACTTAATCAAAATGAGAAAATCAAAAGCTGTTCTCTTCTAAACACCATTTCAGTGTAATCACAAAATCAAATTAAAGAACTACTTCCAGTGGTGGATTAAGAACATGTAGTGTCACACAGCTGTTGAACATCATTTAGGAAGGAACATCACACTGAGTTTTATGGTCATGCAAAGGAAACAAACTTACTTAACACATTCCACCAGACAAAAAGGGAAATCCATGaatttacaaagaaataattgtATAACAACTAAATACAGTAATAGTATAATAACTTCAGCTCTGATTAATATCAGTGATACAGTGTTTTGTTTGAAGATACTTTTTTATTCACATCATAAATATACTTAActtgtgtaaattaattaatttatttaatatttttagttcaaaCTTGCATATAGTTGAAGACAATTTGAAGTAGAATATACAAAGTTGAAaaagaataattacataaatatttggttATAATTAATACAGTACAAGTTTTCAACATAATTCTAAACACTGGTAAAACTTCCATCACATTTTCGTCAGTCTCATAAAAAGCTTGCATATCTTTACAAATCAATGAGCAAATACTCATTGTAAACTGTATAACAAGCTATCATTAAATCATCTTACCTCCTTAATCggcattttcatctttattatttcagCATATCGAGTTAAAACTTCCCATGGGGCATGAATTTTGACAAAGTTTACACCAACAGAGCACtattgaaagataaaaaataagatGTAACCTTACAGAGGTTTTCTTATTATCTATTTTCAATTCAAATGGTATTgtgagtaaaaatataaataaatatatgatttaaaacatatttcacacaattcaaaaagtttgaaaattttaagataatagtccaaaaatatgttttcagtaatataaataactttttttcatattttaacactcTTACCACGAGCTCAGTAAAGTCAACTTGGTTTGTGGCCccaaactgacctttagttttcaTATTGTGACTCaatgtttttatgtaactttGAAATTTCACAAGCTTTCAGTGAACATTACCAGATTTTTGAATACAAACACCAGAAATAAATCAAAGTATTGACTGCTCCAAGTGGTtattacaaaagataaaaaataatttccttcatctgaaaattatcaaatttcatttgtgtaatctccaaaacttcttgaataaatatcaaaagtttttctcaataaaacttcatattctatcttctattttctctatcctaattCTCCAtgcattttttttcagtttgacacTCCTCATAAAcaccatgataaaaaaaaaaggaaacaaatcaaaattatcaTTATGTTCTTTCCATaatgactgcaaattgtaacaggaaactatGATTTTATCAAAAGTAGCTTAAATATTGTGATAATATAATTtctactgaaatatttttgttttattgctctttgaactgtgtctaactaataattcCACCACAATAGTTGAAAATCCCATGACAAAGTGTATCATATATTACATGATCAAATAATGTAACTCATGAACTACTCACAAGCATACCTTGTGAAGCATTTGTAGTACcattgttatttttctctacctTACCAAATTAAACCTTCTTCAATTTAACAACTatctacttttttatattttatttactttcattataatgaataagaaatagatgtgaaaaacaaaaaattacagtaCTTCACTGGATcttcaaattttttgtttttgacaaaattTAAGCCTAGTGTTTTGTATTAGTAGTATAAACAGGCTAAAAATTTTTGATTCGTTTAATTAATGCActtacatacacaaaataataaaacaaggaaaacaaacaatctcCTACAACTATCACAATTTCTCTGGCTTTCCACCTATGAGATAAAATTTCAGGTAAGCTCATCAAAATGTATCACATGGAAATAACATTTGAACTGGAGGGAAAATAAACAattctctgaagaaaaaaaaatgaagtaatataatatataatttgttagattAAATCTTTGACTTTTttattgcatataaataaatatagtttatgacATCAGAAAGAACTACtggtaatttgtgaaagaaagaatGTGAGAGGCAGGTGTGGTAAGTGGATCTGATTTTCTTATTTATGGCtctgtaaattaattatattgaagGCTTTAAAAATATGCTTTGCTTGAGCAATAACTatgttacaacaaataatttctaCATCTACTTTtaggagaagaaaataaataagagagGAGACAAAAACTAGACGgtaaattacacaattttcatACTATGGGAGTTtgaggatttttttaaaagtatttacttataaaattaagaatttaaaatttatgtaatattaatattttaattattaaacatcttttgatttcatgtttattcatatacaatgatattaaagtgagatagttacactttaaatataactgtgaaaatgtgaCATAAGCCCTAAGACCTATCCTCAGGATGAGGAGTAACCAATTTACCACATgctatatttcatttatttttaattcttttataacAGCCCATAAAAGGTCTCAAAAGGAGAAAACTTAAATGCACTAATCACAtcatgttattactttattatttaaagtcagctctggttctatattttaatacattaaagaattgattaaataacatatgAATATCATGGTTCACACAGTAAAAGATGTTTCTAGTGTGGTTTCTAcatcatatttttgttatgagtgcaatgtttgtttgttttagagcaaagccacattgagctatctgctgtgtccaccataggGAATacaaccctggattttagtgttatcaCTAAACTTATCACTATCCCACCAGGGGAACAAAAGCAAGAATGAGCAATATGTGATTTCTTTAACGTACTTTTGTcaaatattattaagttaaaaacCGTTTTTGGGTAAAAATTCATTTCCACAGCAAACAGAGTATATAcaacttaatatattaatttaagctTAACCTAAATCTCCTTAGCCTAATAAaccttataaaatattactaggattataagtaaaattattaataaaaacaggtTACCCAACTCTTCACGTaatcattgtaaatatttttgtgatacagTATACCATTAGATAGACCAGTGTATCAAGCTTGTTACATAATTTGTTGATCTATGCACAAAGCTATCTTTTATCTTAAgaaattactaaaaacaaatgttacacTAATAATTATAGCACtagctttaaatatttcatatgaatAAACTCTTGAaatgaatacttttttttctaagtactggtagtttgttaaatatatgatgaactatttaaagttaacaactaaagaaaaggaatatttatgtaatataaatataaaacaagtctGAAGAAAgacacattaaaaacacaacaatgaaAGATACAGCAAAATAATAGCTTTGCAAATAAGCAAAAACTCTGAAGACTTGCATTTATTACTTTAACTacatgatatgaaaataaatcttGTAACCAAACACACAATGttactttaattacattttatattatcataaatattatgtttcgtactttattttcttatgtaaaacaaacaccTGAACCATCTGTTAACAATTCATCATGAAATAACAgatatgtaatgaaaaacaacatttacttGATGAACATGTTCCAGTTCAAGCCCTTCGTCCTCCAAATTGGCTTCAAAAATTTGTCTAATATTTCTGTGAGGACCACTGTCCTTCTCTGAAGATGACTTGTAAACCAACACAAAGTCAGTTTGATGGTGTTCATCATCAAACAGAGAAGGTTCCTAGTTAATACAATTCCAAAATTTTATAACTGTAAttaggtttttatttcatctaaacaaaatcattattggtttgtctgaatgttttgtttcttgttcataatgaaaataatttaatatatacatatacacttgaTCTTTTCTCATCTATCAAAagtgaatctgtatttataaaaaattattaataggcTTCTAAAGGGTATATAAGCACATTTACTGAAATATCCTAGTGACAGTTTgtaatttctgtacatgtaaagcTCACGAGCTGCATAAATGAATAAGTTTTCTTACCACAGAACATGGGGAAACCTCCCCTAAACTTACTCCCACCCAAAAAACTTTGTTCAAAATTTAAGggttttatttctaaatgataacttttgtaataataaataagggGCCCTTAAAAGAGgaccattttaaacatacttcTAAAAAAAGATCTTTGGATATAAAACcagacaatgtttatagacatagtaTGTCTTTAGCACAGGAATCTTTTGCACCACAGAATTCACCAAATACAATTCTTCCCCTCGAgaaaaaaattttgaaagaaaatctttaaatgttGCAGAATAGTTTatgattttgaagaaaaaaagcatttaatttcAGTAATTGATGCAAAAAAATTACATCATGTACATCAAACCTGTCATATTAATTCCCTTGATAAAAAACAAGACATGTTATATACACAAAGGGgcacagtaaatatttatattatgaataaatatacaaaatataatcatatcaaaattacactagtgttctatatatatatatatatatgtatttaaaatgctGGAAAGAATCAAGCCAACTTAAGGTGTATATAAGACACATTTATTCCACCATTCAATACCTCAATTATTGAACTACTTAATTCACATGACAGTTgtacattaaaaactgtttataagatttgatttttttacatacaccattagaactttaaaatacaagaaatttgaatatttgttgatgtttttaagtaaaaaaagttaGCAACGTAACTATTTTGTAATGACAAAACAGGAGAAGTGCTAATAAACATGCatcatgtaataaataataaacagaatcaTAAACTCTTTTTAACTATTGAACAATGTAATAATACCTCTGTGGATTCCTCAATCTGAATATCAATTTCACTTGATATTGATGTCATATCTTTAGCACTTTCATAAGTGCTCGACTCAGACTCTGAAtctaacagaaataataataataaaaacaattaaagaatacacaaaaatggtaattttttaatgttgttcactgttgaaattaaaagtaaattgtaaGGAAAATCTGGTTTTCTTATGTccaaatgttttttacttttcaaatattaaccttcaaaatgaacaaacaaacactacctaCACTAACCAGTCTTTTATATCTGCCAGGTTACGTTTTCAATGAGATAATGACAAACTGTAGTTAGTGACCAATCAATCATAAAAAATGGCTctaaattaactgtttgttgaatatAATCTCCTGTTAGCTGTAAATCgttttttagatatttaaaaaaaaatcagactcaaaacaattataaatgtcaTTTAACTACAGTGTCTCTACAAATATTTGATTTGCCGTTCGTCACGTGAGTTATACCAGTTTCAGAGAATTTCACCACTAATGATTTAGCCTCGACAAGTGCAAATTGAGGGGTTAAATTCCCTAAAACTGGTATAATGTTTCAACAAGTGGTGAATGAAATGAAAGATCttacttcatatttattattttaaatcccTCTGGTAAGTAATTCACAAGAATAAATTCAGCacattttatgtacatataaaacattttgtagaaCAGACAAAAGCACATTTTTCTTTAGAAAGTAACAGTTGAAATGAtgatattaaatcaaaattattaaacacatatataaaatgaCAAGAAAAACTTGTACCATTACAACATGgaaaacatgtttctttttcaatatttgtcttgaaatatttaatattcttattcTGTACTTACCTGCTAAACTTCTTTGGCCTGTTTCAACATCAGGCCCTTCTCCCTCATTTTCTTAATGTTGAACAGCTAATCTAGATAACCAAATGTGacatttacagaaactttaaGACACACTACACTTGCTAAATGTAACCATATATTATTCAACCAAATTACACAGTTATTTGAGAATTATTagatgttttaaaacacaaatctaGCATTGTAGAAGACAAATATTAACCAGATATTGAATCAATATCAACATGTACGATAACAGACTGCAACAATGATTTGCATTTAACTTGATAAAACCATGTCAACTATCTTTACATAAAAGCACTTTGATAAGAGACATCACATACATTAATGACACTTGTGTTAAGAGGTTTCATataggaatatttaaaaaaatgtttttgatttattCTGTTAAAAAAGGTTGGGTAAatttaacatcatatttgtacaaattattataatttcagagattaaaacttttttgtgtgcaaaagttgtgctatttaaaaacaaactaaaactgatTCACTGTTCTTTTGTAACTAAGgtttatgtaaatatactttattttaacccCAAGTTAATTCCAAAGAAAGCCATACACCACAGTTATTCTTTTCCAAAGGACATGAGGAAGCTTACAGATCAGACTATCTCTGGTCTGCCcaacactggtatcaaaacctgatttttagtggtGTTAGTACACAGACTGGAAAgctaattataaaagtatttataacttATTTGATTTTGAGTTATATACAAATGCAAAGTAAAAATTACCAAAGACTTCAATAAACTCATGCATGTTTTTGTCAAAACTACAAATATCTTTCCAACCAGACAGATgacattataatatatttctacTGACATTTTTCAATttggaaagatattttattaaaattatgccTTACAGGATTTACCTTTGTCCTTCACATTCTTTGATTTTAGCATCACAATTAATGAATAGCAGGAACAGACAACTAACCATGGATGGCTATTTATTCTGAAACTAGTTTTTTTGCAGGGTCAAATTATCACAATGCTTTTTAATATTAGAtatgaaatgtaaacatttttgatgaagaaaaaacagagaaaaaagttagttttatatgattttcataaattaatacaGAAGTCATTGACTTTGACACCATACTATTCTTCTTTtgctcattaaaatataatatataagtaaATCCCAGTTGTCACTTTCACTTTGTGATGCTCATATTATTagcaaattttaatttaagtttcacCATTCTTACAACTTTGTTGAATGTGTaccagaaagttttattttctcaaagtgcatttgttttcttaatacaaTGGTGGTGTTGAGTTAACAAGGCTCACAGAAAGAATGGAAGAGgacactgtttgttttgttttacaaaactcAAACTCATCATAATTTTGACAAGTcaggtaaaattaataaaaatagaaaggtttaaacaaaactgaacaaaaacttCAAAGTCAGAAAATTCCtttgtgtttgtaatttaaaaatatacttataaactCATCATAGCCTTCAGAAAAATTGACTGGTTATGTTAAAAATGATTGACATCATTACTTATGATGATGACAAACCTCTATGTCTAATACTGAATACATCTCTTTAATCTTCAgatgattataattatttcagGTCTCCATGTACATCTATCAGATATGAGTTACATGTATAAACTGATCTTATAGGATGACCAAATAATTGGGTTTCAGCCTTTGGTGTGATGTATTAGGCTGCTATCTATTTCTGCAAAATTTAAAGCAACACCTGGCACTGAACAAAGTTAAGAAATTTTGCTGTTATGATGTACATCCAAATCTAAATCCAGGTTACACATCAGGCCAAAGTACTAACACTAGACAAATTTGTGGGTCACAGTATGGGCAAATTACGCGTGCAGTAACAATTAGTATTAGTTTTATTTGAGAACCAGATAACTTGACTGACGTACTTTTAGGCTTaataatcatatttataaaagaaattttcCTTTACTGTTTACCGATCTAAAATTCTTCTAATATTTATAACTGAATCCTTTCTCTCAACAATTAGTATATACGAATGCAACTTTTCAGTTCCCAATATCCAACAGTTACGGTCACATATACATGTTTTTTCTGAAGAATGCGATATCCTtgttaaaaagtagttttaaaaattatcatgtATTTTCAATTCTGCATCAGACTGCTAAACAAATGCCAACGCGAAAACAAACAGTTGAAAATAAATGcaataaagttaataaacttaagaaacaaTTTAATGCGAAAAAATACCTTAAATATTCTTTATCCAAAATTTGTTTCACTCTGCTTTGTTCGCTTTATTGATACTTAATTTTTTGAAATCGTAACGAATGCGCATTAGTGACAAAGAAGGCAACTGCGCAGGTTCTGCAGGAAGACATGCGCATTGCATACGACAGAAAATATGACGTTCGCCtttgtcattatttatatttattttacagcagtaatattgttgtttatctgttaaatagccattaaaattaaaatttgcaaataaaaactGCGCCAAACTCTATTTTTagataaagtttgaaattttatcgCGACAACATATAAACTGTGTATGAGTTACCACataaaatcctttaaaaaattaaacttcgaTAATTATGCACTGTactttttatatatgaaaaacggctcgtttgggttgagaattttttttatgtaaagaagcaaacaacgttttgaccttccttggtcatcgtcagagttacaaagaaaaaaagaagtaacttactgatagctgaccacatgttcaGAAGCGGTGTTGAATTTAGCGAAAAAAATCTACTCTAGGGCTGTATG
Proteins encoded:
- the LOC143242446 gene encoding anoctamin-5-like, whose protein sequence is MTSISSEIDIQIEESTEEPSLFDDEHHQTDFVLVYKSSSEKDSGPHRNIRQIFEANLEDEGLELEHVHQCSVGVNFVKIHAPWEVLTRYAEIIKMKMPIKEVPEFQLSTGNEKEIKGGISGVCHSISHLFASKTSKRQQFTTEYRRAREYL